The following proteins are co-located in the Doryrhamphus excisus isolate RoL2022-K1 chromosome 15, RoL_Dexc_1.0, whole genome shotgun sequence genome:
- the LOC131103525 gene encoding small ubiquitin-related modifier 2-like: protein MADEKPKEAVKTECSEHINLKVAGQDGSVVQFKIKRHTTLVKLMRAYCERQGLSMRQIRFRFDGQPINESDTPSQLEMEDEDTIDVFQQQTGGVI, encoded by the exons ATGGCTGATGAAAAACCTAAG GAGGCAGTAAAGACTGAATGTAGTGAACACATCAACCTGAAGGTAGCAGGCCAGGATGGATCTGTTGTGCAATTCAAGATTAAAAGACACACAACACTCGTCAAACTCATGAGGGCCTACTGCGAGAGACAG GGATTGTCCATGAGGCAAATCCGGTTCAGATTTGATGGACAGCCAATAAATGAATCAGACACACCATCGCAG CTGGAAATGGAAGACGAAGACACAATTGATGTCTTCCAACAGCAGACGGGAGGAGTGATTTAA